A genomic segment from Bombus huntii isolate Logan2020A chromosome 13, iyBomHunt1.1, whole genome shotgun sequence encodes:
- the LOC126872424 gene encoding trichohyalin isoform X2, translated as MPEASGSEVADESDYSIFENKTGLAEDMKFLASMPELCDVTFLVGETKEPICAVKAVLAARSRVFQKMFYQAPSPQRKKEPPPKENKIRLFLKRSSEPLLNLQNAAQQPNQHQTVIIEEFEPDVFRQLIEYIHTGCVTLQPRTLLGLMNAADYYGLEQLRKACTGFVQCCITVDTVCALLASAERYIQYKCTKSLVHKVFEFVDEHGNEVLNLGSFTLLPQHVVRLILAREELRADEFTKFQAALMWSKKYCDSNQNQDLKDVIGNFLEYIQFHKIPANVLMREVHPLDLVPSRIIVNALAYQADPASVDPGHLSPHRVKHQDRSLSVQSSLQDQFGSNTSLSSTGSDEGSDEKQHSGKYGIAEQEIREQERWPKHRSSEEEDIQRLIEQRSQYQSMRQEDTLQRQHDEQLIRKQEEELRRQEMQEEFERRQKELQKKKKQEEELKKQKEQEKLKKQQEQEEPKKEGKQEQKGLKREQEEELKKTVKEVEDVTKKQKEEEVNRQSLEEKKQEEELKKQEEELKKQEGELKKQEEELKKQEEFKKEEASKEGKREADLEKKQEEEKEKKEQLLEVQKEDEEKQKHREDKQELRQPEESQSEGKIEEENESEEPSLSNQEKSQQQLEEEERIRREQELLKQQKEKEQRRIREDRKLQLQLQELKTQWASEELTIYKQEEALQRQIENLRYEEQWESRQFQQMQLYLEGRKPEAEKKPERRQTTERKKAEKRKDERVEIRVHGAESPKQEDPAVTGFYIKLVVRQEGRANLVWLFKTHKF; from the exons ATGCCGGAGGCGTCAGGGTCAGAAGTGGCCGATGAGTCGGATTATTCGATTTTCGAGAATAAGACCGGCTTGGCCGAGGACATGAAGTTTCTGGCTAGTATGCCGGAACTATGCGACGTGACCTTCCTCGTCGGTGAAACAAAAGAGCCCATTTGCGCTGTGAAGGCTGTTTTAGCAGCCAGAAGTAG GGTGTTTCAAAAGATGTTTTACCAAGCACCCAGTCCACAGCGTAAAAAGGAACCACCGCCGAAGGAAAACAAGATCCGACTATTCCTGAAAAGAAGCTCGGAGCCACTGCTGAATCTGCAAAACGCGGCGCAACAG CCGAATCAACATCAGACCGTAATCATCGAGGAATTCGAGCCCGACGTGTTTCGTCAGCTGATCGAGTATATTCATACTGGATGTGTGACGTTACAACCTAGAACTTTATTAG gATTGATGAATGCCGCCGATTATTATGGATTAGAACAACTGAGAAAAGCTTGCACTGGATTCGTACAATGTTGTATAACAGTGGACACTGTGTGCGCTTTATTAGCGTCGGCAGAACGATACATTCAGTACAAGTGTACGAAATCCTTGGTCCATAAG GTATTCGAATTCGTCGACGAACATGGCAACGAAGTGTTGAATTTAGGATCCTTCACGCTACTTCCCCAACATGTGGTTCGCTTGATCCTGGCAAGAGAAGAGTTACGAGCCGATGAATTCACCAAGTTTCAA GCGGCCTTGATGTGGAGTAAGAAGTATTGCGACAGCAATCAAAATCAAGATTTGAAAGACGTGATTGGCAATTTCCTCGAGTACATTCAGTTCCATAAGATCCCTGCGAACGTGCTAATGAGAGAAGTTCATCCTCTGGACTTGGTGCCTTCGAGGATCATAGTGAACGCGTTGGCCTATCAG GCAGACCCGGCAAGCGTCGATCCCGGACACCTGTCCCCCCACAGAGTAAAGCACCAGGACCGTAGTTTGTCGGTGCAGTCATCTCTACAGGACCAATTCGGCAGCAACACATCGCTAAGCTCGACTGGGTCTGACGAGGGGTCCGACGAGAAGCAGCATTCAG GTAAATACGGCATAGCAGAGCAGGAGATAAGGGAGCAGGAACGATGGCCGAAGCATCGCTCTTCCGAAGAGGAGGATATACAGCGGTTGATCGAGCAACGCAGTCAGTATCAATCGATGAGGCAAGAGGATACGCTGCAACGACAGCACGATGAACAGCTGATCAGGAAGCAGGAGGAGGAGCTAAGGAGACAGGAGATGCAGGAAGAGTTCGAGAGGAGGCAGAAAGAActgcagaagaagaagaagcaggAGGAGGAGTTGAAAAAGCAAAAAGAGCAGGAGAAGCTGAAGAAGCAGCAGGAACAGGAGGAGCCGAAGAAGGAGGGAAAGCAGGAACAGAAAGGACTGAAGAGAGAACAGGAAGAAGAGTTGAAGAAGACAGTAAAAGAAGTCGAGGATGTGACGAAGAAGCAAAAAGAGGAAGAGGTTAATCGACAGAGTCTAGAAGAAAAGAAGCAGGAGGAAGAATTGAAGAAGCAGGAGGAAGAATTGAAGAAGCAGGAGGGAGAATTGAAGAAGCAGGAGGAAGAATTGAAGAAGCAGGAGGAATTTAAAAAGGAGGAGGCTTCGAAGGAAGGAAAACGAGAAGCAGATTTGGAGAAGAAGCAAGAAgaggagaaggagaagaaggaacAGCTGCTGGAAGTTCAGAAAGAAGATGAAGAGAAGCAGAAACATCGAGAGGATAAACAAGAATTACGACAACCGGAAGAATCGCAGAGCGAAGGAAAGAttgaagaagaaaacgaaTCAGAGGAACCAAGCCTATCGAATCAGGAAAAATCACAGCAACAATtggaagaagaggaaagaataAGAAGGGAGCAGGAGTTACTAAAGCAGCAGAAGGAAAAGGAACAACGAAGAATTCGCGAGGATAGAAAACTGCAACTACAGTTGCAGGAACTGAAAACTCAATGGGCATCGGAGGAATTAACAATATACAAGCAGGAAGAAGCCTTGCAACGACAGATAGAGAACCTGAGATACGAGGAGCAATGGGAGAGTCGACAATTCCAGCAGATGCAGTTGTATTTGGAAGGTCGGAAGCCTGAGGCGGAAAAGAAACCAGAAAGGCGGCAAACAACGGAACGAAAGAAGGCGGAAAAGAGGAAAGACGAAAGAGTAGAGATTAGGGTACACGGGGCGGAATCCCCTAAACAGGAAGACCCTGCCGTGACTGGTTTCTACATAAAGTTAGTAGTGAGGCAGGAAGGCAGGGCGAATTTGGTTTGGTTGTTCAAAACGCACAAATTTTAA
- the LOC126872424 gene encoding serine-enriched protein isoform X3, producing the protein MPEASGSEVADESDYSIFENKTGLAEDMKFLASMPELCDVTFLVGETKEPICAVKAVLAARSRVFQKMFYQAPSPQRKKEPPPKENKIRLFLKRSSEPLLNLQNAAQQPNQHQTVIIEEFEPDVFRQLIEYIHTGCVTLQPRTLLGLMNAADYYGLEQLRKACTGFVQCCITVDTVCALLASAERYIQYKCTKSLVHKVFEFVDEHGNEVLNLGSFTLLPQHVVRLILAREELRADEFTKFQAALMWSKKYCDSNQNQDLKDVIGNFLEYIQFHKIPANVLMREVHPLDLVPSRIIVNALAYQTRQASIPDTCPPTE; encoded by the exons ATGCCGGAGGCGTCAGGGTCAGAAGTGGCCGATGAGTCGGATTATTCGATTTTCGAGAATAAGACCGGCTTGGCCGAGGACATGAAGTTTCTGGCTAGTATGCCGGAACTATGCGACGTGACCTTCCTCGTCGGTGAAACAAAAGAGCCCATTTGCGCTGTGAAGGCTGTTTTAGCAGCCAGAAGTAG GGTGTTTCAAAAGATGTTTTACCAAGCACCCAGTCCACAGCGTAAAAAGGAACCACCGCCGAAGGAAAACAAGATCCGACTATTCCTGAAAAGAAGCTCGGAGCCACTGCTGAATCTGCAAAACGCGGCGCAACAG CCGAATCAACATCAGACCGTAATCATCGAGGAATTCGAGCCCGACGTGTTTCGTCAGCTGATCGAGTATATTCATACTGGATGTGTGACGTTACAACCTAGAACTTTATTAG gATTGATGAATGCCGCCGATTATTATGGATTAGAACAACTGAGAAAAGCTTGCACTGGATTCGTACAATGTTGTATAACAGTGGACACTGTGTGCGCTTTATTAGCGTCGGCAGAACGATACATTCAGTACAAGTGTACGAAATCCTTGGTCCATAAG GTATTCGAATTCGTCGACGAACATGGCAACGAAGTGTTGAATTTAGGATCCTTCACGCTACTTCCCCAACATGTGGTTCGCTTGATCCTGGCAAGAGAAGAGTTACGAGCCGATGAATTCACCAAGTTTCAA GCGGCCTTGATGTGGAGTAAGAAGTATTGCGACAGCAATCAAAATCAAGATTTGAAAGACGTGATTGGCAATTTCCTCGAGTACATTCAGTTCCATAAGATCCCTGCGAACGTGCTAATGAGAGAAGTTCATCCTCTGGACTTGGTGCCTTCGAGGATCATAGTGAACGCGTTGGCCTATCAG ACCCGGCAAGCGTCGATCCCGGACACCTGTCCCCCCACAGAGTAA
- the LOC126872424 gene encoding trichohyalin isoform X1, whose protein sequence is MPEASGSEVADESDYSIFENKTGLAEDMKFLASMPELCDVTFLVGETKEPICAVKAVLAARSRVFQKMFYQAPSPQRKKEPPPKENKIRLFLKRSSEPLLNLQNAAQQRSGFAQQLAPIQEPNQHQTVIIEEFEPDVFRQLIEYIHTGCVTLQPRTLLGLMNAADYYGLEQLRKACTGFVQCCITVDTVCALLASAERYIQYKCTKSLVHKVFEFVDEHGNEVLNLGSFTLLPQHVVRLILAREELRADEFTKFQAALMWSKKYCDSNQNQDLKDVIGNFLEYIQFHKIPANVLMREVHPLDLVPSRIIVNALAYQADPASVDPGHLSPHRVKHQDRSLSVQSSLQDQFGSNTSLSSTGSDEGSDEKQHSGKYGIAEQEIREQERWPKHRSSEEEDIQRLIEQRSQYQSMRQEDTLQRQHDEQLIRKQEEELRRQEMQEEFERRQKELQKKKKQEEELKKQKEQEKLKKQQEQEEPKKEGKQEQKGLKREQEEELKKTVKEVEDVTKKQKEEEVNRQSLEEKKQEEELKKQEEELKKQEGELKKQEEELKKQEEFKKEEASKEGKREADLEKKQEEEKEKKEQLLEVQKEDEEKQKHREDKQELRQPEESQSEGKIEEENESEEPSLSNQEKSQQQLEEEERIRREQELLKQQKEKEQRRIREDRKLQLQLQELKTQWASEELTIYKQEEALQRQIENLRYEEQWESRQFQQMQLYLEGRKPEAEKKPERRQTTERKKAEKRKDERVEIRVHGAESPKQEDPAVTGFYIKLVVRQEGRANLVWLFKTHKF, encoded by the exons ATGCCGGAGGCGTCAGGGTCAGAAGTGGCCGATGAGTCGGATTATTCGATTTTCGAGAATAAGACCGGCTTGGCCGAGGACATGAAGTTTCTGGCTAGTATGCCGGAACTATGCGACGTGACCTTCCTCGTCGGTGAAACAAAAGAGCCCATTTGCGCTGTGAAGGCTGTTTTAGCAGCCAGAAGTAG GGTGTTTCAAAAGATGTTTTACCAAGCACCCAGTCCACAGCGTAAAAAGGAACCACCGCCGAAGGAAAACAAGATCCGACTATTCCTGAAAAGAAGCTCGGAGCCACTGCTGAATCTGCAAAACGCGGCGCAACAG CGGTCAGGGTTCGCGCAGCAGTTGGCTCCCATACAAGAG CCGAATCAACATCAGACCGTAATCATCGAGGAATTCGAGCCCGACGTGTTTCGTCAGCTGATCGAGTATATTCATACTGGATGTGTGACGTTACAACCTAGAACTTTATTAG gATTGATGAATGCCGCCGATTATTATGGATTAGAACAACTGAGAAAAGCTTGCACTGGATTCGTACAATGTTGTATAACAGTGGACACTGTGTGCGCTTTATTAGCGTCGGCAGAACGATACATTCAGTACAAGTGTACGAAATCCTTGGTCCATAAG GTATTCGAATTCGTCGACGAACATGGCAACGAAGTGTTGAATTTAGGATCCTTCACGCTACTTCCCCAACATGTGGTTCGCTTGATCCTGGCAAGAGAAGAGTTACGAGCCGATGAATTCACCAAGTTTCAA GCGGCCTTGATGTGGAGTAAGAAGTATTGCGACAGCAATCAAAATCAAGATTTGAAAGACGTGATTGGCAATTTCCTCGAGTACATTCAGTTCCATAAGATCCCTGCGAACGTGCTAATGAGAGAAGTTCATCCTCTGGACTTGGTGCCTTCGAGGATCATAGTGAACGCGTTGGCCTATCAG GCAGACCCGGCAAGCGTCGATCCCGGACACCTGTCCCCCCACAGAGTAAAGCACCAGGACCGTAGTTTGTCGGTGCAGTCATCTCTACAGGACCAATTCGGCAGCAACACATCGCTAAGCTCGACTGGGTCTGACGAGGGGTCCGACGAGAAGCAGCATTCAG GTAAATACGGCATAGCAGAGCAGGAGATAAGGGAGCAGGAACGATGGCCGAAGCATCGCTCTTCCGAAGAGGAGGATATACAGCGGTTGATCGAGCAACGCAGTCAGTATCAATCGATGAGGCAAGAGGATACGCTGCAACGACAGCACGATGAACAGCTGATCAGGAAGCAGGAGGAGGAGCTAAGGAGACAGGAGATGCAGGAAGAGTTCGAGAGGAGGCAGAAAGAActgcagaagaagaagaagcaggAGGAGGAGTTGAAAAAGCAAAAAGAGCAGGAGAAGCTGAAGAAGCAGCAGGAACAGGAGGAGCCGAAGAAGGAGGGAAAGCAGGAACAGAAAGGACTGAAGAGAGAACAGGAAGAAGAGTTGAAGAAGACAGTAAAAGAAGTCGAGGATGTGACGAAGAAGCAAAAAGAGGAAGAGGTTAATCGACAGAGTCTAGAAGAAAAGAAGCAGGAGGAAGAATTGAAGAAGCAGGAGGAAGAATTGAAGAAGCAGGAGGGAGAATTGAAGAAGCAGGAGGAAGAATTGAAGAAGCAGGAGGAATTTAAAAAGGAGGAGGCTTCGAAGGAAGGAAAACGAGAAGCAGATTTGGAGAAGAAGCAAGAAgaggagaaggagaagaaggaacAGCTGCTGGAAGTTCAGAAAGAAGATGAAGAGAAGCAGAAACATCGAGAGGATAAACAAGAATTACGACAACCGGAAGAATCGCAGAGCGAAGGAAAGAttgaagaagaaaacgaaTCAGAGGAACCAAGCCTATCGAATCAGGAAAAATCACAGCAACAATtggaagaagaggaaagaataAGAAGGGAGCAGGAGTTACTAAAGCAGCAGAAGGAAAAGGAACAACGAAGAATTCGCGAGGATAGAAAACTGCAACTACAGTTGCAGGAACTGAAAACTCAATGGGCATCGGAGGAATTAACAATATACAAGCAGGAAGAAGCCTTGCAACGACAGATAGAGAACCTGAGATACGAGGAGCAATGGGAGAGTCGACAATTCCAGCAGATGCAGTTGTATTTGGAAGGTCGGAAGCCTGAGGCGGAAAAGAAACCAGAAAGGCGGCAAACAACGGAACGAAAGAAGGCGGAAAAGAGGAAAGACGAAAGAGTAGAGATTAGGGTACACGGGGCGGAATCCCCTAAACAGGAAGACCCTGCCGTGACTGGTTTCTACATAAAGTTAGTAGTGAGGCAGGAAGGCAGGGCGAATTTGGTTTGGTTGTTCAAAACGCACAAATTTTAA
- the LOC126872426 gene encoding alpha-amylase-like: MLATATFLAVLVLAASGATNKDPHFVPLHDTIVHLFEWKWNDIAEECERFLGPMGYGGVQVSPLQENLVIANRPWWERYQPISYFWTTRSGTKEEFINMVARCNNAGVRIYVDAILNHMSGNLNNAHGTGISKADTYHYEYYQVPYHAQHFHKPCSVNNYNDPQNVRNCELTGLHDLDQSQEYVRSKLVNFLNEAVDAGVAGFRIDAAKHMWPNDLNIIYSRVKNLDTRHGFPPNSKPYIYQEVIDYGGEAISKREYNQQAVVIEFKYASELSNSFRGNNLLKWFVNFGEQWGLLPSEDALVFVDNHDTQRDNHQILTYKSSKLYKMAVAFMLAHPFGTPRVMSSFDFQSKDQGPPHDGNGNIISATINPDNSCGNGWICEHRWRQIYNMVRFRNAVKGTSIKNWWDNGSNQIAFCRGNSGFVAFNNDRNDLRATLKTCLPPGQYCDVISGNLENRRCTGKVVNVQQNGDAYIEISKGEEDGVLAIHVGAKL, translated from the exons ATGTTGGCGACTGCGACGTTTTTAGCTGTACTTGTATTGGCAGCGAGTGGAGCCACAAACAAAGACCCCCACTTTGTTCCTCTCCACGATACCATCGTGCATCTTttcgaatggaaatggaaCGACATTGCAGAGGAATGCGAAAGATTTCTTGGGCCAATGGGATACGGTGGAGTGCAg GTATCACCATTACAAGAGAATCTGGTGATCGCTAACAGGCCATGGTGGGAACGTTACCAACCAATTTCCTACTTCTGGACTACGCGATCCGGCACgaaagaagaatttatcaatATGGTTGCAAGATGCAACAATGCTGGTGTCCGAATTTACGTAGACGCTATCTTGAATCACATGTCCGGCAATTTGAACAATGCTCATGGCACTGGAATCTCCAAAGCAGACACGTACCACTACGAATATTATCAAGTGCCTTACCACGCTCAACATTTCCATAAACCTTGCTCGGTTAACAACTACAACGATCCACAGAACGTGCGAAATTGCGAACTGACTGGTCTTCATGATTTGGATCAGAGTCAAGAATACGTCAGATCGAAGCTGGTGAATTTCTTGAATGAAGCTGTCGACGCTGGTGTTGCTGGCTTCCG AATCGATGCTGCCAAGCACATGTGGCCAAACGACTTGAACATCATTTACTCGAGAGTAAAGAACCTGGACACTCGGCATGGTTTCCCTCCAAATTCCAAGCCATACATATACCAAGAAGTGATCGATTATGGCGGCGAGGCAATTTCTAAACGCGAGTACAACCAACAGGCTGTGGTAATTGAGTTCAAATACGCCTCCGAACTCTCCAACTCGTTCCGGGGTAACAATCTTTTGAAATGGTTCGTCAACTTTGGAGAGCAATGGGGTCTTTTACCCTCTGAAGATGCCCTCGTGTTCGTCGATAATCACGACACGCAACGTGACAATCATCAAATACTCACCTACAAATCATCAAAACTGTACAAG ATGGCGGTCGCCTTCATGTTAGCCCATCCCTTCGGTACACCGCGAGTGATGAGTTCCTTCGACTTCCAAAGCAAGGATCAAGGACCACCTCATGATGGTAATGGCAATATCATATCTGCAACTATCAATCCAGACAACAGTTGCGGCAACGGTTGGATCTGTGAACACCGTTGGAGGCAAATTTACAACATGGTTCGCTTCCGCAATGCAGTTAAAGGAACGAGCATTAAGAACTGGTGGGACAATGGCAGCAATCAGATTGCATTCTGTCGTGGAAATTCTGGATTTGTTGCGTTTAACAATGACCGGAATGATTTGAGAGCCACCCTCAAGACCTGCTTGCCTCCTGGTCAATACTGTGACGTGATTTCTGGTAACTTGGAGAATAGAAGATGCACTGGAAAGGTTGTTAACGTGCAACAGAATGGCGATGCTTATATCGAAATCTCTAAAGGAGAGGAGGATGGAGTTCTTGCTATTCACGTTGGG gcTAAACTGTAA